The Pseudanabaena galeata CCNP1313 genome includes a region encoding these proteins:
- a CDS encoding phage tail protein translates to MTNSSRFARAESYVTTNHFYVEMLPTATIVAGFTECSGLSASVDTDKFFEGGVNDQKRILLKQTSFTEVTLKHGVTNDLSFWRWFTATTNRRRNIRILLFNQAGETRQCWTLIGAVPVGWTAPSLQADGNSVAIEELKLAIEGLTVSFEGGGAATVVTRNSASGSFPSS, encoded by the coding sequence ATGACGAACAGTAGTAGGTTTGCTAGAGCCGAATCATACGTTACAACCAATCATTTTTATGTGGAAATGTTGCCAACCGCAACAATTGTTGCAGGGTTCACGGAATGTTCTGGATTAAGCGCAAGCGTTGATACAGATAAATTTTTTGAAGGAGGAGTCAACGATCAAAAGAGAATATTGCTAAAACAGACTTCTTTTACGGAAGTAACACTTAAGCATGGAGTAACAAATGACTTAAGTTTCTGGAGATGGTTTACGGCAACAACTAACCGTAGAAGAAATATCCGAATTTTACTTTTCAATCAAGCTGGTGAGACAAGACAATGCTGGACATTGATTGGTGCAGTTCCTGTTGGCTGGACTGCTCCATCACTTCAGGCGGACGGCAATTCTGTTGCTATTGAAGAACTAAAGTTGGCGATCGAAGGTTTAACCGTATCTTTTGAGGGCGGTGGAGCGGCGACAGTAGTTACAAGAAATTCTGCAAGTGGTTCTTTCCCTAGTTCTTAG
- a CDS encoding XisH family protein codes for MAAKDRFHAVVRIALEKDRWNVTDDPLRLDIGGTKFEIDLGAEQLLAAERGQEKIAVEIKTFLSDSPLTDYHAALGQFLNYRLALEIADSTRILYLAVPVGVYESFFKREFAQISLERYQIKLIIYDAIQEVIVQWIR; via the coding sequence ATGGCTGCTAAAGACAGATTTCATGCTGTAGTTAGAATCGCTTTAGAAAAGGATCGATGGAATGTAACTGATGATCCGCTTCGGCTGGATATTGGCGGCACTAAGTTTGAAATTGATTTGGGCGCAGAGCAATTGTTAGCTGCAGAGCGCGGTCAAGAAAAAATTGCCGTTGAAATAAAGACGTTCTTGAGTGACTCGCCATTGACTGATTATCATGCTGCATTAGGGCAGTTTTTGAATTATCGGCTTGCCTTAGAAATTGCTGACTCAACACGCATTTTGTATTTAGCCGTGCCAGTGGGTGTTTATGAATCATTCTTTAAGCGCGAATTTGCACAAATTTCATTAGAGAGATACCAAATCAAACTAATTATTTACGACGCAATTCAAGAGGTAATTGTCCAATGGATACGATAG
- a CDS encoding transposase has protein sequence MESIVKHAQGLVYSLLCLMPSVYQKASLNAILGLFLEAQGHPYPEHTQIKSASALSRFLNHYNWSTRGLIRATRQAILGQIAKHRPSKQVPLKILIDLTTLEKCGKFLHLSNPTKDEPDPWVRILNGKRGLHLVVLYLVYGEWRVPWSFRVWRGKGYPSPSELACKLLRTVPKQLTQGRTVIVLADTEFSTVKFFNAVRAKSWRIVVGVRNNRKLQDGRTVKQLYRHGKRGQQILLEGLTQPLTISWFWLKRADSKRELRFVVSSHPYSGAYLVMLGRKRWAIEGFFKTIKHRFGLHCFGQSTKLGVYRWLILSLLSYLLAHWIDQWSIPPILDWKATCDLTLSVLFPSVLWLKLLRYLQISADIAARHGFEIILKPIPT, from the coding sequence ATGGAAAGCATCGTTAAGCACGCCCAAGGGCTAGTTTATAGCCTTCTGTGTTTGATGCCAAGTGTGTATCAAAAAGCAAGTCTCAATGCAATATTGGGACTATTCCTCGAAGCACAAGGACATCCCTATCCAGAACATACACAGATAAAATCAGCGAGTGCGTTGAGTCGATTTCTCAACCACTATAACTGGTCAACAAGAGGACTAATTCGAGCGACACGTCAGGCTATTTTGGGACAAATCGCCAAGCATCGTCCATCGAAACAAGTGCCATTAAAGATACTGATAGACTTGACGACCCTAGAAAAATGTGGCAAGTTTCTACATTTGAGTAATCCCACCAAAGATGAACCCGACCCATGGGTGAGAATACTAAACGGCAAGCGAGGACTACATCTGGTTGTACTGTATCTGGTCTATGGAGAGTGGCGCGTGCCATGGAGTTTTAGAGTATGGCGAGGTAAAGGATACCCCAGTCCCTCTGAGTTAGCTTGTAAGTTATTGAGGACAGTCCCCAAGCAACTAACCCAAGGCAGGACTGTGATTGTCCTTGCCGATACTGAGTTTAGTACAGTGAAGTTTTTCAATGCAGTCCGAGCCAAGTCTTGGCGCATCGTTGTCGGTGTCCGCAACAATCGTAAACTTCAAGATGGACGCACCGTCAAACAACTTTATCGTCATGGCAAACGTGGACAACAAATTTTGCTAGAAGGGCTAACTCAGCCTTTGACGATCTCTTGGTTCTGGCTCAAAAGAGCCGATAGTAAACGGGAGTTACGTTTTGTTGTCTCTTCTCATCCTTATTCTGGTGCTTATCTGGTGATGTTAGGGCGTAAGCGTTGGGCAATTGAGGGATTCTTCAAAACCATCAAACATCGCTTTGGCTTGCATTGTTTTGGGCAATCGACAAAACTTGGTGTTTATCGTTGGCTTATCCTCTCTCTGCTTTCTTATCTTTTGGCTCATTGGATTGATCAATGGTCGATTCCTCCCATCTTGGACTGGAAAGCTACTTGTGATTTAACTCTTTCAGTTTTATTCCCTTCTGTCCTTTGGTTGAAACTTCTCAGGTATCTTCAAATTAGTGCCGATATTGCTGCTCGTCATGGCTTTGAAATTATTCTCAAACCCATTCCCACTTAA
- a CDS encoding Nif11-like leader peptide family natural product precursor, with amino-acid sequence MAREQVARLYRAAKTDSLLKAKLNQAPDLESFVEMAKAEGYDFTIEEWQQMTNFEVEELKCDLSEIPGI; translated from the coding sequence ATGGCAAGAGAGCAAGTGGCTCGTCTCTATCGAGCCGCCAAAACAGATTCACTCCTCAAAGCAAAGCTAAATCAAGCGCCTGATCTTGAAAGTTTTGTAGAAATGGCAAAAGCTGAAGGGTATGACTTCACAATCGAAGAATGGCAACAGATGACCAACTTTGAGGTCGAAGAATTAAAATGTGATCTTTCAGAAATCCCCGGTATTTAG
- a CDS encoding pentapeptide repeat-containing protein: MKMSIVPKALFSVFFTMMAIALPSSALADPSSDRIQATNRQRLIETNRCQGCNLQNTDLNGLKLIGADLNKANLQGANLRSVDLRGANLQGANLTYADLSYADLRLANFGQANLQGANLSNTHLLEASFRQSNLQESNLTDTYADGNVDPFTSVRQFVDLEGANLLKANLTNAKLGFANLEGANLSEVNLVDAYLENASLINTNLTKVKLCNTTLQDGAVNNQNCQ, from the coding sequence ATGAAAATGAGCATTGTTCCTAAAGCGTTGTTTTCGGTGTTTTTTACAATGATGGCGATCGCGTTGCCCTCGTCTGCTTTGGCTGATCCTAGTAGCGATCGTATCCAAGCAACTAATCGTCAACGTCTGATTGAAACTAATCGCTGTCAGGGTTGCAATTTACAAAATACAGATTTGAATGGGCTGAAATTGATTGGGGCAGATTTAAATAAAGCTAATCTTCAAGGGGCAAACCTGCGTAGTGTTGATCTCAGGGGGGCTAATTTACAGGGCGCAAATCTTACCTATGCTGACCTTAGTTATGCTGATTTGCGGCTTGCTAACTTCGGTCAGGCAAATTTACAGGGTGCAAACCTTAGCAATACACATTTGCTCGAAGCGTCTTTCAGGCAAAGTAACCTTCAAGAGTCGAACCTTACCGATACTTACGCTGATGGCAATGTTGATCCCTTTACTTCAGTCCGTCAATTTGTCGATCTTGAAGGTGCAAATTTACTCAAAGCAAATTTGACAAACGCCAAGCTAGGTTTTGCCAATCTTGAAGGGGCTAATCTCAGCGAAGTAAATTTAGTTGATGCTTATCTCGAAAATGCTTCATTAATCAATACCAATTTAACAAAGGTAAAGTTATGTAACACGACCCTGCAAGATGGGGCAGTAAACAATCAAAATTGTCAGTAA
- a CDS encoding eCIS core domain-containing protein: MALQKANFEVNDMKRTYEKKPAQLVTSVKPTTLNLQTRGFAVSQPELDEAVLSQSKGTSSENLLEKLISTPTSESAAPIQRKSQNRLKALRMPVQAKLSIGEPNDKYEKEADDTASKVVQQINSSPQNKSVQREESMEEEDEALQMKPISNIQREESMEEEDEELQMKSLVQRRENLGGREASLDLESSIQSARGSGQSLDNGLQAKMGQAMGADFSGVKVHTDSQSDQLNKSIQAKAFTTGQDVFFRQGAYDPSSQGGQELIAHELTHVVQQNANTVQPRRNKIARKFHSSGSQNIQRLTFEGTDWDSATSVKVSDGGSLGVVIVNDTSADPPVIAKPGEAISSELLAYTQLHNTILSGTKAEAPKVRVADGNEMNLLGQKMKQLLPVEEERTPRQKRAINNLEAGGKMGVYSAAKGEDFIKIVREGVTEDPTKGKKKHTKTKRGKEVMRNSSPINMFTDSTVIKTMGMGVVGDILTGNFDRWLGLYNPENFMVDVVSKSISMIDLIHNNGLSGIDDQSLQGWKQSKHVKNLAEQKYSAIANDVCESVFGDMAGMHTDAPPKERATILKYINSKKPSFKKSLISGLKVGRSRAITGLRKMDKTFQNVDFGDQKDNVYEHMRAKLAFLENGGE, from the coding sequence ATGGCTTTACAGAAAGCAAATTTTGAGGTTAATGACATGAAGCGCACCTACGAGAAAAAGCCTGCTCAACTTGTAACTTCTGTAAAACCTACAACTCTAAATTTGCAAACTAGAGGCTTTGCAGTATCTCAGCCAGAGTTAGATGAAGCTGTTTTGAGCCAATCCAAAGGAACTTCGTCCGAAAATTTATTAGAAAAACTAATCTCTACACCAACATCTGAATCTGCTGCACCAATCCAGAGAAAGTCTCAGAATCGTTTAAAGGCTTTGAGAATGCCAGTTCAGGCAAAGCTGAGTATTGGTGAGCCAAATGACAAGTATGAAAAGGAAGCAGATGACACAGCATCAAAAGTAGTTCAACAAATTAACTCATCACCGCAGAATAAATCTGTCCAACGAGAGGAATCGATGGAAGAAGAAGACGAAGCACTTCAAATGAAGCCTATCTCTAATATCCAACGAGAGGAATCAATGGAAGAAGAGGATGAGGAACTTCAAATGAAATCTTTGGTGCAGAGACGTGAAAATCTTGGTGGGAGAGAAGCATCACTAGATTTAGAGTCATCAATTCAGAGTGCGCGGGGTAGTGGGCAGTCTCTAGACAATGGTCTACAAGCAAAGATGGGTCAAGCGATGGGAGCAGATTTTAGTGGCGTAAAAGTGCATACAGATTCGCAGTCTGATCAACTCAATAAATCGATACAAGCAAAAGCATTTACAACAGGTCAAGATGTTTTCTTCCGTCAAGGGGCATATGATCCAAGTAGTCAAGGTGGTCAGGAGTTAATTGCCCATGAGTTAACCCACGTGGTACAGCAGAATGCTAATACGGTTCAGCCAAGGCGCAATAAGATCGCTCGTAAATTTCACTCTAGTGGAAGTCAGAATATTCAGCGCTTAACATTTGAGGGTACAGATTGGGACAGCGCAACTAGTGTAAAAGTAAGTGATGGCGGCTCTTTAGGCGTGGTAATAGTTAATGATACAAGCGCCGATCCACCAGTTATTGCAAAGCCTGGAGAAGCTATTAGTTCCGAATTACTAGCTTATACACAGCTACATAACACTATTTTGTCAGGAACAAAAGCTGAAGCTCCAAAAGTTAGAGTTGCAGACGGTAATGAAATGAATCTGCTAGGCCAAAAAATGAAACAGTTGTTGCCTGTTGAAGAAGAGCGTACACCAAGACAAAAGAGGGCAATTAATAACTTGGAAGCAGGTGGGAAGATGGGAGTTTATAGTGCAGCTAAGGGAGAAGATTTTATAAAAATTGTTAGGGAGGGTGTTACAGAGGATCCTACTAAAGGAAAGAAGAAGCATACAAAAACTAAACGTGGTAAGGAGGTAATGCGTAATTCATCCCCAATCAATATGTTTACTGATTCAACAGTTATAAAAACTATGGGTATGGGCGTGGTTGGAGATATTCTTACTGGAAATTTTGATAGATGGCTAGGACTCTATAACCCTGAAAACTTTATGGTAGATGTTGTTAGCAAGTCAATATCCATGATTGATTTGATTCATAATAATGGGTTGTCAGGGATTGACGACCAGTCTCTACAAGGCTGGAAACAAAGTAAACATGTAAAGAATCTAGCGGAGCAAAAGTATAGTGCTATAGCAAATGACGTTTGTGAATCTGTATTTGGTGATATGGCTGGTATGCATACAGATGCTCCTCCAAAAGAGCGAGCAACCATTCTTAAGTATATAAATTCTAAAAAACCTTCTTTCAAGAAATCATTGATTAGTGGATTGAAAGTGGGTAGATCAAGAGCAATTACTGGCCTCAGAAAAATGGATAAAACTTTCCAAAATGTAGATTTTGGAGACCAAAAAGATAATGTTTATGAACATATGCGTGCAAAACTTGCGTTCCTAGAAAATGGGGGGGAATAG
- a CDS encoding PstS family phosphate ABC transporter substrate-binding protein, producing the protein MARKAPNIWQKFWKRITDVWGQFLGTIDGLIGNKFVEFLNKTVPTPLRFLIPFLKDDLGIEPPSITSFKGIGLPEKIEAKEVLKEIAVDQRVGTIWQIKPQFLRYQCQESNPFRCEYPHETVTDNPNNKYCKKCQFPASLPPQVKIRGRSGVYEVDEYIGIRGTGRIYRATNLTDGESFLLKEYVIPKKYFNEQETRACKRNFETSSELKLSDGRRQDSRLIAPIEAIADAREERCYVILQKNDEAIALAEYLAIHGAMSNWQVKSFLNQALQTLESLHSQKYRLRSGVVTSDLPHGNLTFYSIAIRPDFQGFTVYLNDMALWEDRFYPPDVQTPAYSINRDLEDLGYIAFYLLKGGVIDLENRTCLNPHDINHWGDKVNLGLKKFIQNLIGFGETSYNSAEVARRALLRIPIEREALLEFIDQEEVAPVKKNWWGWLTKKVIAIAIGVILLFLLLFLLYFWLTQPPKAANLNFPCCINQISDIPEGNFTYTADKNGTWNYTLLQNNLIAKGSTLEEELQKRQPKLQLNYLPVTVDKSVDKIIDKTSNRFPIAQLQSNQADFAISSLPDSLGGSFITQDIAYDGLTVFVAFSYAQRNNSLPTALQGKITFAQLRQLYTGEIINWRQLGGPNLPVKLYMPLDNESIRIFEKRVLKDEAAIAAFRQLVQDGNNGITSLSIFDSLRQVIQDFEDRNIGSISFGSISQVFGQCSVYPLAIADDYRSFVAPLVWTNGSAITPNADLCNEKGSYTQNYNAFINQSYPLTYPISVVYTRDNRRLPIAERFVSIMRTEEAQNLLKQTGLIPLKFPIK; encoded by the coding sequence ATGGCAAGGAAAGCTCCAAATATTTGGCAAAAATTCTGGAAACGCATTACTGACGTTTGGGGGCAGTTTCTTGGCACCATTGATGGGCTGATTGGTAATAAGTTTGTTGAATTTTTAAACAAGACAGTTCCTACACCCTTACGATTTCTAATTCCTTTTCTTAAAGATGATTTGGGCATTGAGCCACCTTCAATTACTTCTTTTAAAGGTATAGGGTTACCTGAAAAAATTGAAGCAAAAGAAGTTTTAAAAGAAATTGCCGTCGATCAAAGGGTAGGAACGATTTGGCAAATCAAGCCGCAATTTCTGCGCTATCAATGCCAAGAATCAAATCCATTTCGGTGTGAATATCCTCACGAAACCGTCACCGATAATCCTAATAATAAATATTGCAAAAAATGTCAGTTTCCAGCCAGCTTGCCACCTCAAGTGAAGATTCGTGGTAGGAGTGGGGTTTATGAAGTCGATGAATATATCGGCATTCGCGGAACTGGGCGCATCTATAGGGCGACCAACCTAACCGATGGGGAATCCTTTTTATTGAAAGAATATGTAATTCCCAAAAAATATTTTAACGAGCAGGAAACCAGAGCTTGCAAACGTAACTTTGAAACTTCGTCAGAGTTAAAACTCTCAGATGGCAGGCGGCAAGACTCTCGGTTGATTGCCCCAATAGAGGCGATCGCGGATGCTCGTGAAGAGAGATGTTATGTGATTCTGCAAAAAAATGACGAAGCGATCGCCCTAGCGGAATATTTGGCTATCCATGGTGCGATGAGTAATTGGCAGGTCAAATCTTTTCTCAATCAAGCTTTACAAACCCTTGAGTCATTACATTCACAAAAATATCGATTGCGTTCGGGGGTGGTGACTTCAGACTTGCCTCACGGGAATCTAACTTTTTATAGTATTGCAATCCGACCAGATTTTCAGGGATTTACAGTCTATCTCAATGATATGGCACTTTGGGAAGATCGCTTTTATCCACCCGATGTGCAAACACCTGCCTATTCTATCAATCGCGATTTGGAAGACTTGGGCTATATCGCTTTCTATCTCTTAAAAGGCGGTGTCATCGATTTAGAAAATCGTACTTGTTTAAATCCCCATGACATAAATCATTGGGGTGATAAGGTTAATCTGGGACTGAAAAAATTTATTCAAAACTTAATCGGTTTTGGCGAAACTAGTTATAACAGTGCAGAAGTAGCAAGGCGAGCATTATTGCGGATACCTATTGAGCGCGAGGCTCTATTAGAATTTATTGACCAAGAGGAAGTTGCGCCAGTTAAAAAGAATTGGTGGGGGTGGCTTACCAAAAAAGTAATTGCGATCGCGATCGGGGTAATTCTATTATTTCTACTGCTTTTCTTGCTATATTTCTGGTTGACTCAACCACCCAAAGCCGCCAATCTCAATTTTCCTTGCTGTATTAATCAAATATCTGATATTCCTGAAGGTAATTTCACCTACACTGCTGATAAGAATGGCACTTGGAATTACACACTTTTACAAAATAATTTGATTGCTAAGGGTTCCACTCTCGAAGAGGAATTGCAAAAACGTCAGCCAAAATTACAGCTTAACTATCTGCCCGTAACGGTTGATAAGAGTGTTGATAAGATTATCGATAAGACTTCTAATCGATTTCCGATCGCCCAGTTACAATCTAACCAAGCTGATTTTGCTATTTCTAGTTTGCCTGATAGTCTTGGTGGTAGCTTTATAACTCAAGATATTGCTTACGATGGCTTAACGGTGTTTGTCGCTTTTAGTTATGCCCAACGCAATAACAGCTTACCAACTGCTCTGCAAGGTAAAATCACCTTCGCCCAATTACGTCAACTTTACACTGGGGAAATCATTAATTGGCGACAGTTGGGAGGACCTAACTTGCCAGTAAAACTCTACATGCCCCTAGATAATGAATCAATCAGAATTTTTGAGAAACGCGTACTAAAGGATGAAGCTGCGATCGCAGCTTTTCGACAGCTTGTCCAAGATGGAAATAACGGTATTACTTCTTTGTCTATTTTTGATTCACTGCGACAGGTAATTCAAGACTTTGAGGATCGCAATATTGGCAGTATTTCCTTTGGCTCAATTAGTCAGGTTTTTGGGCAATGCTCGGTCTATCCCCTTGCGATCGCTGATGACTATCGCTCATTCGTCGCACCTTTAGTCTGGACAAATGGTTCGGCTATTACACCCAATGCTGATCTTTGCAATGAAAAAGGTAGTTATACTCAAAACTACAATGCTTTTATCAATCAAAGCTATCCCCTTACCTATCCCATTTCGGTAGTTTATACCCGCGATAACCGCCGACTACCGATCGCTGAGCGTTTTGTCTCGATCATGCGAACCGAGGAAGCCCAAAATTTACTGAAGCAAACTGGGCTAATCCCTCTAAAATTTCCAATCAAATAA
- a CDS encoding Uma2 family endonuclease codes for MTISGNHKQISTVELLDEDFEPMPEGDKQRRNLSYTTEALRLWFEKQQNVYVSGNLFIRYREEKVEKRIAPDTFVVFGMSNEDRISYKIYEDGGKAPDFVLEITSKGTVTKDREQNPLIYRNLGVKEYFQYDPSGEYLKPTSLQGMRLENGKYLAIASSILPDGTLSLHSEVLGLDLHLYPDLGFRFFDPISNQILRSYAEAEFERVFEQRARFQAELERSFEHQARLEAEAIAERANLEKQLAEQAQQKAEQKAERLVEMLKAMGINTDAI; via the coding sequence ATGACAATTTCTGGTAATCACAAGCAAATTTCAACCGTAGAACTTCTTGACGAGGACTTTGAGCCAATGCCAGAGGGCGATAAACAACGGCGTAACTTAAGCTATACGACTGAAGCGTTGAGACTCTGGTTTGAGAAACAGCAGAATGTATATGTTTCTGGAAATCTATTTATCCGTTATCGAGAAGAGAAAGTCGAGAAAAGAATCGCCCCAGATACTTTCGTTGTTTTTGGTATGAGCAACGAAGACCGCATTAGTTACAAAATCTATGAAGATGGTGGGAAAGCTCCTGACTTTGTGTTGGAAATAACTTCTAAGGGAACGGTGACGAAAGACCGCGAACAAAATCCATTGATTTATCGTAATTTGGGAGTTAAGGAATATTTTCAGTACGATCCATCGGGTGAATATTTGAAGCCTACTTCTTTACAGGGTATGCGTTTGGAGAATGGTAAATACTTAGCGATCGCTTCTTCAATCTTGCCTGATGGTACTTTGTCACTTCATAGTGAAGTTTTAGGTTTAGATTTACATTTATACCCAGATCTTGGTTTTCGTTTTTTTGACCCAATTTCTAACCAGATTTTGCGGTCTTATGCTGAGGCAGAGTTTGAGAGAGTTTTCGAGCAACGGGCTAGATTCCAAGCGGAGTTAGAGCGTTCTTTTGAGCATCAGGCTAGGCTTGAGGCGGAGGCGATCGCTGAGCGTGCTAATTTGGAAAAACAGCTAGCTGAACAGGCGCAACAAAAGGCTGAGCAAAAAGCCGAACGTCTTGTCGAAATGCTCAAAGCGATGGGGATTAATACTGATGCAATTTAA
- a CDS encoding tetratricopeptide repeat protein, whose product MPVILRSFFQSVKQGKRFWLLMIVLLNLPIASVSVPMAIAQEKLQDFDYWASLCSSLVKSRKYKEAVEACNQAITLNTNEPIAWLERGDAMVGLAMYTEAVVSYDRFIKLQPDNSGALAKRCGALNELERYEDAIASCELALRLDQNWADASPAMVWYIQGALLKRAGKLAEALESLELAIRSNPNYSLALTERCDIFVSLDRAADAIQDCDRAIKVNANWGKATPAIAWKTKGKVQNQLKRFDEALFSYDKAVAIEPTNAQAWAEQGMILWRLGRYAEALASQEWALKAKEKYSLALANSCAALNQLRQYKEALAACNSALQEGDQQWDYLGPAWAWDQRANALNGLGKYEEALASANRAIALQPSQASFWGNRAATLWSLGRFELALSSTNQAIALNQNSSTAWFNHGRILTSLGRTEEALKAYDKAIEGDANIGNRIFLADIWTNKSALLWRLNRFQESLMASQQALGVNPKSDTAWFNRGLALMSLGRNAEAANAYSRAIAIDVKNSDYWTGRGLALLALNSNADALVAFEQALKLNPSQTQATINKAIAIERLKPKPVKP is encoded by the coding sequence GTGCCAGTGATTTTGCGTTCTTTCTTTCAGTCAGTCAAGCAAGGTAAACGCTTTTGGTTGCTCATGATTGTGCTGCTAAACTTGCCGATCGCCTCTGTATCTGTACCAATGGCGATCGCCCAAGAAAAGTTACAGGATTTTGACTATTGGGCTTCACTTTGTAGCTCATTGGTCAAGTCGCGTAAATATAAGGAGGCGGTTGAGGCTTGCAATCAGGCGATCACTCTAAATACTAATGAGCCGATCGCTTGGCTAGAACGTGGCGATGCGATGGTTGGTTTAGCGATGTATACCGAAGCAGTCGTGTCCTACGATCGCTTTATTAAGTTGCAACCAGATAATTCAGGAGCCTTAGCCAAACGCTGTGGCGCTTTGAATGAGTTAGAACGCTATGAAGATGCGATCGCCTCCTGTGAGTTGGCTCTGCGTCTGGATCAAAACTGGGCTGATGCCTCACCCGCAATGGTGTGGTATATCCAAGGGGCGTTGTTAAAACGGGCGGGAAAACTTGCCGAGGCTTTGGAATCCCTCGAACTAGCAATTCGCTCAAATCCTAATTATTCCCTTGCCCTAACCGAACGTTGCGATATTTTTGTATCCCTTGATCGGGCTGCCGATGCGATCCAAGACTGCGATCGCGCGATTAAGGTAAATGCTAACTGGGGCAAGGCGACACCTGCGATCGCATGGAAAACTAAGGGGAAAGTCCAGAATCAGTTAAAACGCTTTGATGAAGCTCTTTTTTCCTACGATAAAGCTGTAGCGATCGAGCCAACCAATGCTCAGGCTTGGGCTGAGCAGGGGATGATTTTATGGAGATTGGGGCGTTATGCCGAGGCTTTAGCTTCTCAAGAGTGGGCGCTTAAAGCAAAAGAGAAATATTCCCTCGCCTTGGCAAATTCCTGTGCAGCACTCAACCAACTCCGCCAATACAAAGAGGCTCTAGCAGCCTGTAACTCAGCACTGCAAGAAGGTGATCAACAGTGGGACTATCTGGGTCCTGCTTGGGCTTGGGATCAGCGAGCTAATGCCCTTAATGGTTTAGGTAAGTATGAAGAGGCGCTTGCTTCCGCAAATCGGGCGATCGCGCTTCAGCCCAGCCAAGCTAGTTTTTGGGGTAATCGAGCCGCCACTCTTTGGTCGTTGGGACGTTTTGAATTAGCACTTTCGTCAACCAATCAAGCGATCGCCCTCAATCAAAATTCATCCACAGCTTGGTTTAATCATGGACGCATTTTGACATCACTAGGACGCACCGAAGAAGCCTTAAAAGCCTATGACAAAGCGATCGAAGGAGATGCCAATATTGGCAATAGAATTTTCCTTGCTGATATCTGGACAAATAAATCAGCATTACTATGGCGGCTAAATCGGTTCCAAGAGTCACTCATGGCGAGCCAACAAGCATTAGGGGTAAACCCTAAATCAGACACAGCTTGGTTTAATCGTGGCTTGGCGCTGATGTCGCTTGGACGCAATGCTGAAGCAGCTAATGCCTATAGTCGGGCGATCGCGATCGATGTCAAAAATTCAGACTATTGGACTGGTCGAGGATTGGCTTTACTGGCGTTAAATAGTAATGCAGATGCGCTGGTTGCCTTTGAGCAAGCCCTTAAACTTAATCCTAGTCAAACTCAAGCCACGATCAATAAGGCGATCGCGATCGAGCGTTTAAAACCTAAGCCAGTAAAGCCATAG
- a CDS encoding XisI protein: MDTIESYRNIIQSLLTAYATVPIANGSIDCYTVFDVKQDHYHVMNVGWDGYRRVYGCVLHLDILKGKIWIQQNMTEMRVAQELVDLGVAKEDIVLGFQAPEMREYTGYAVA, translated from the coding sequence ATGGATACGATAGAGTCTTATCGCAATATAATTCAGTCGTTGTTGACTGCTTATGCTACCGTGCCGATCGCAAATGGATCGATTGATTGCTACACGGTTTTTGATGTAAAACAAGACCATTATCATGTCATGAATGTGGGATGGGATGGTTATCGGCGAGTCTATGGTTGCGTTTTACATTTGGATATTTTAAAGGGGAAGATTTGGATTCAGCAAAATATGACGGAAATGAGGGTTGCCCAAGAGCTAGTAGATTTAGGCGTGGCGAAGGAAGATATTGTGTTGGGGTTTCAAGCTCCTGAAATGCGTGAATATACTGGCTATGCAGTTGCTTGA